ACGTGTTCGCCATCGAGCGGTTCATCGGGCGGGCGGTCGAGCGCGTGAAGCTGGAAAACTTCGCCTACAAATACACGGCGCTGTTCGAGCAGGGAAAACCCGGCGCGCCCACGCCGCACGAGATGAAGGCCCGCGCCGTGCGCATCGGCAAGGGCTACCACTTCGGCCGGAGTGGAAGAAGGCGGTGAAGCATGCGTTTATCCCCTCGGCACCGAGCGGACTCCGGCTTCAAGCAGGACGAGCTGGCGATGGTTGGCGCGGGGCTGCTGTTTGTGCTTGCGCCTGCCACACCCGGGTTAGTCCGTCGCGCGCAGGAGAGGAGGCGCGCCGGCTGCACTACCCATTTGAAACAGATGCGCGGCGCACTTCGAAACTGGGCGCGGGAAAATAGGAAGACTACTGCGGACACATATTCTCTCACGAACGCTACTTTGTTTGCGTTTTTGAAAGGCGCCGTGCTGCCGGTCTGTCCGGCGGGCGGCCGCTACTCACCGGGCACAAACATCGCCGACGCGCCCACGTGCAACTTTCCCGGCCACACCTTGTAGCCAAACGTTCCGGCGCGTCCGGATGCCATGAAGACGCTTCACCTCCACCTCACACGCCAGGTCCTGCAGACGCTGGTGATGACGGTGCTGGTGTTCACCTTCGTGCTGCTGCTGGGCAATGTGCTGCGCGAGGTGATGGCGATGCTCGTGAGCCGGCAGGCGACGCCCGGCGGCGTGGCGCGCGCCATCGCGCTGCTCATCCCCTACGTGCTCGTGTTCGCGCTGCCGATGGGCCTGCTCACGGCCACGCTGCTCGTCTTCGGCCGGTTCAGCGCGGACCAGGAACTCACCGCCGCCCGGGCGGGAGGCATCAGCCTGCTCGCGCTCGTCGCGCCCGTGCTCGCGCTCGCCGCCGCGCTCAGCCTGTTGTCCGCCGCCGTCAACTGCGAGGTCGCCCCGCGCTGCCGCGTCGCCTACAAGGCGCTGCTCGACGACCTGCGGAACATCCCGCCCACGGCGCTCATCCCGGAGAACAAGTTCGTCACGGACTTTGACGGCTGGGTGGTGTATGTCGCCCGCCGCCGCGGCGAGGTGCTTGAGGATGTGCTGCTGTTCCGGCTTGAGAAGGGCGAGGTCGTCCAGCGCACGCGCGCGCGCCGCGCCACCATCACCGTCAACGCCGCCGAGCGCGAGCTGGAGTTCAACACGGAGGACACGTCCATCTTCCTGCGCGTCCAGCGCGAACAGCCGTCCGGCCCGGAAGCGGTCTGGCAGCCCGTCCACGTCGGCGAGATGACGGTGCCGATGAAGTTCAAGCCCGCGGTCGAGCAGGACGCGAAACCGAAACTCAGCGAGATGACGTTCACGCAGCTTCGCGCCGAACTGCGCGAGGCGCGGGCGCGCGGGCTGGAGACGTCGCCCATCCTCGTGCAGCTCCACCGCATGGTGTCGTTTTCGTTCGCGTGCATCGGCTTCACGCTGGTCGGCATTCCGCTGGGCATCCACGCGCACCGGCGCGAGACGAGCGCGGGCGTGGCGATGGCGCTGCTGCTGGTGCTGGTTTACTACAGCTTCTTCATCCTCGGGCAGGCGCTCGAAATGCGCGCGGCGTGGCAACCGCACCTGCTGATGTGGGTGCCGAACTTCCTCTTTCAATGCCTCGGCGCGTGGCTGTTGTGGCGCGCGGACCGCGGCGCTTGACCCCGGAGCCCGCCGCCAACGGACGGTCACGCAGGCCGGACACTACACCGGCGCAAGATGGGTTTTGCAGAGGGCTCCATCCTTCCTTTGCGCCTTTGCGCCAAGCCGGGCCTGCGGCGTTCAGTTGAAACCGAGCAACCGGCCGCCCTGATACGTGATGAACGCCAGCCCCCACGCGAGCGCGCCCATGTAAAGCCACTGGATGATGGGCCACTTCCACGAATTCGTCTCGCGCCGCACCACGGCCACGGTGCTCACGCATTGGAGCGCGAAGACGTAGAAGACCATCAGCGACACCGCGGTGAGCGGCGTGTAGGCGGGCGAACCGTCGGTGCGCTTTTCCTGCTGCATCGTCTTGGCGAGGTTCGCGGACGCAGCCTCTTCGGTGTCGGCGCTGCCGACGTTGTAAACGACGGACATGGTGCTCACGAACACCTCGCGCGCCGCGAACGACGCGACGATGCCGATGCCCATCTTCCAGTCGAAGCCCAGCGGCGCGATCGCGGGCTCGATGACATGACCAAGACGACCGGCGAAGGAGAGGCGAAGTTGGTCGCCGGCCGACGGCGCCGCATTCGGCGGACCGGTTCGGCTTGTCTGGCCTGACGCTTCCAACTTTGGATACGTCGCCAGAAACCACAACAGGATGTTGATCCCCAAAATCACCGTGCCGGCGCGGCGCAGGAAGAGCTTCGAGCGGTCCCACATGTGGCGCAGCGTCACCGCGAGCACGGGCCGTTTGTAGGGCGGCAGTTCCATGATGAGCATCGGCGCCGCGCCCTTGAGCAGCGTTTTCTTGAAGACCCACGCCATGCCCAGCGCGCCCGCGATGCCGAGCAGATACATCGCGAGCATCGTCAGCCCGCCGAGTTTGAAGAAGCCCAGCACGCGCACGTCCGGGATGCACGCCGCGATGAGCACCGTGTAAACCGGCAGCCGCGCCGAGCAGCTCATCAGCGGTGCGACCAGAATCGTGACGAGCCGGTCCTTCGGCGACTCGATGGTGCGCGTGGCCATGATGCCGGGAATCGCGCACGCGAACGACGAGAGCATCGGGATGAAGCTCTTGCCATGCAGCCCGACCTTGCTCATGAGGCGGTCCATCAGGAACGCCGCGCGCGCCATGTAGCCCGTGTCCTCGAGCAGGCTGATGAAGAGAAACAGCAGGCAAATCTGCGGCAGGAACACCACCACCGCGCCGACGCCGGCGATGACGCCGTTGACGAGCAGGTCGTTCAATTCGCCCGGCGGAATCGCGCCGCCGACTGTTTTGCCGAGCCAGCCGACCGCGCCTTCCATCCAGCCCATCGGGATTTCGGCAAACGTAAAGATGCTCTGGAACATCAGCGCCATGAGCGCGACGAAGATGGCGAACCCGTAAAACCGGTGCGTGAGCACGCGGTCGAGCTTGTCGCTGAACGTCTCGCGCAACGCATCGGCCTCGGTGACCACGCGCCGTGCGATTCCGCCGATGCGGGAGTAGCGGGCCTCGATCGCGGCGCTGCGCCAGTCCACGCCGGCGGCGTCGAGCCGCTGCCGCGCCGCGAGGACGGCCGACTGGATTTCCACCGGAAACGGCGCGGAGTGCGAGGCGAGTCCCTTTTCGTCGGAGAGCAGCAGCAGCGCCTCGGCGCGCGCGGAGGTGAAACGCGCCGGCGCGAGTTTCTCCATCATCGCGGCGAGCGTGGCAACCTCGTCGGAGAACCGCGCCGGCAGGTCGCAGAAAGTCCGCGGGGTGCGCGGGGCGAGACCCGGGTGGCCGGGCTTGGTGAGCATGGCGCGCAACTCCGCCACGCCGTCGCCCCGGCTCGCAACGAGCGGCAGCACGGGCACGCCGAGTTCCTTCGCGAGCGCGGCGGCGTCCACGGGGTGGCCGTTCTCCGCGGCCACGTCCATCATGTTCAATGCGATGATCGCGGGATAGCCGAGTTCGATGACTTGCGTCGCGTAATACAGATTGCGTTCGAGGTTCGAGGCGTCCACCACCACGACCACCGCCGCGGGCGCGGGCACGTCGGGGAGCCGGTGGAATAGCACGTCGCGCGAGACCTGCTCGTCGAGCGACTTGGGGCTGAGGCTGTAAGTGCCCGGCAAGTCGAGCACGGTGACGGCGCGGTCCGCGGGCGCGCCCTTGAGCGGGCCTTCCTTTCGCTCGACGGTGACGCCGGCGTAGTTGCCGACCTTCGCGCGCAGCCCGGTCAGGGCGTTGAACAGCGTCGTCTTGCCGGAGTTGGGGTTGCCGGTGAGCGCGACGCAACAGTTCGAGGCGGAGGGCGGCATGGTTCAGACGCAACGGCGCGAGGGCGCAAAGTCGGGAGTGTTCAGGGCGGCAAACTCCCTGCGCCCCTGCGTCACTGCGTCAAAAAGGTTCGCGCTCACTTCCCTCGAACGAAGATCAATTCCGCCTCGTGTTTCCGGAGCGTCAGGTGATAGCCGCGCACCTTGATTTCCACCGGGTCGCCGAGCGGCGCGAAGCGCACGAGCTCGACCGCCGTGCCGACGAGCAGGCCCATTTCGAGCAGCCGCGCACGGTCCTCCGCCGGCACACGAATCTCGGCGACGGTGCCGGTGGCGCCGACCGCGAGCGACGAAAGCGGCTGGGGTTCGGCGGACATCATGCGGCGCGTTGGCGGGGCGCGGACGGCGCCGGGATGGGCTCGACCATGATCGAGCCCGCAAGCTGCTTGCTGATGCCGAGCCGCACGTTGCAGACCTGGCAGATGACGTTTGTGTGCTTCATCAGCAGCTTGATGCGCTGCTCCTCGCAGAAGCCCATCTCACGCAGCCGGTGGTTCAGCTCGGGCGACGCCGAGAGCTGCTTGATGCGCACCGAGGTCCCCGCGCGCACGGTGTCCAGCGGACACGCCTCCGGCTGCGGGCAATGCCCGTTGACCGGTGCGAGGGGATTCGTCGGTTCATTCACGGCGCAGGACGCTAGTGTAGTTGAGACTGAGTTGCAAGAGGGGTATTCAGTGCCGTTGAGCCGTCGCACGCTGGCCGCGCAGCCTGAATCCCATTGCCAAAGCGAAACGGAATCGCGAGCGTCTTTCGCAAGGGCCGCGGCTGCGCGCTGCGTCCCGCCGAGTTGCAATGCCCCTGCCCGACCTCATCGAGATTGTCCCGCTCACGCAGCCCGTGCGCGCGGAGATCACCGTGCCCGGGTCCAAGAGCATCACCAACCGCGCGCTCGTGCTCGCCGCGCTCGCGGACGGCGAGACCACGCTGCGCGGCGCGTTGTGGAGCGAGGACACGCAGATCATGGTCGAGTGCCTGCAAGACCTCGGCTTCATGGTCAACGTCGCGCCCGACGCGGACGAAGTCAGCAACCGCACCATCACCGTTTACGGCCGGGGCGGCGAAGTCCCGCGCGGCGGAACGGAGGGCAACCCGCTCGAACTCTTCGTCGGCAACGCGGGCACGGCGGCGCGGTTTCTTGCGGCGTTCGTGTGCCTCGGCAGCGGCGTGTATCGGCTGCACGGCGTTCCGCGGATGCACGAGCGCCCTCAAGCTGCGCTCTTCGCCGCGCTGCGCCAGCTCGGCTACCACGTTGAATCGGAGGCGGACCATGAGAAGTTGCCCGTGAGAATCTGGGGAGGCTCACCCTCACCCCGCCCGCTCCCTGAGCGAGAGGGGGGCCGAAGGCCGGGTGAGGGTGACGGCAAGCGCCGTTGCAAAGTCAGCGTCGAGGAAAGCTCGCAGTTTGCCAGCGCGCTGCTGCTGTGCGCGGACGCGGGCGGCTGGAATGTCGAAGTGACCGGCGCGAACGAGGACGAGATGCCCTACGTGACAATGACGCGCGAACTCGTGAAGGTCTTCCCGCGCCGCGGCGGGGCATTTCAGATCGAACCGGACGCGAGCAGCGGGAGTTATTTTCTAGCAGCCGGGTGGTCTGCCTGGGCCCCGAAAACGACCTACAAGAGAGAACCAGACGGCGGGATGACCGTCCGTTTTGCGTTTGAAGAAGGGTTCGTTGCCGTCACAACGACCATGCGCCCGGACGGGACGACGACGACCGGACAGACAGGCTTTTCCCGGCCACTCCTTCCAAGAGGGCAACTGGACGCACCAGGGGTTTGTTCGCCGTCCATCTTGCAACTCCGTGTTTGCAACTGGCCCGCATCGGGATGGCAGGTGGACGGGAAATTCCCGGATTACTTGCCGGTTCCGTCCGGAGTCTCTCGCGCCACTGAACTGGGAGACAGCATCATGACAGCGATCATCCTCGCTGCGGATGAGGACACAGGGCGTGAATGGCGTGAACCGGCCGGAACGAAAGGAACCCTTCGCGATGTCGGCGGATTCCGACGACCCATTCGCTTCACTGACCTCGTCCGATTGCGCGTGCAGGAGTGTGAGCGCGTCGTCGCGTTGCGCACGGAGCTGACCAAGTGCGGCGCGAAGGTCATCGAGGAAGATGACACGCTCACGGTGTATCCGTCGCAACTCCACGGCGCGGAGATCGAGACCTACAACGATCATCGCATGGCGATGTGCTTCGCGGTTCTCGGCTTGAAAGTGCCCGGCATCAAAATCAAGAATCCCGCGTGCGTGAAGAAGACGTTCCCCAATTTTTTCCAGAAGCTCGCCACGCCGCCGCCGCGCGGGCTGGGCGTGGCCATCCTCGACGGCCGCACCGGGCGCCGGCTGGCGATGGAGGAGTTGTTTGCGGATTGAGCACTTCGTCCTCGTCCTGCGCGGCCGGGACTCGACCCGGTGGCGCCGGTCGCGCCGCGACCCACCGTCCGGCGAATCGAGGACGATCCGAAGAAACTTTGAACCGCAAGCCTTGAACTTTGAACGCTTCGATTGTCATCGCCGTTGACGGCACGAGCGCGAGCGGCAAGAGCAGCACGTCGCGGCACCTCGCGAAGCTGCTCGGCTTCGTCTACGTGGACACCGGCGCGATGTATCGCACGCTGGCGTGGCATTGCCTCGCGCAGCGCGCGGAGGTGAACGACGCCAGGGCCGTCGCCGCCGTGTGCCGCCGTTGGAAGACCTCGCTCGTGTGCGTGGACGACCACGTGCGCCTGCTCGTGGACGGCTACTGGCCGGAGAAGGAAATCCGCACCGCCGAGACGAGCGCGGCCGTGGCGCACGTCGCCGCCGTGCCCAAGGTGCGCGACTGGATGAAGGAGAAGCAGCGCGAGTGCGTGAAGTTCGGCAACCTCGTCATGGAAGGCCGCGACATCGGCTCGAACGTATTCCCGGAGACGGACTTCAAGTTTTACTTCGACGCCTCGCTCGCGGTGCGCAACCGCCGCCGCGCGGCCGAGGGCGTTTCGGAGAATCTCGCCGCGCGCGACCATCACGACAGCCAGCGCGCCGCCGCGCCGCTCATGGTGCCGCTGGGCGCCATGTATATCGACAACTCGGAGCAGACCATCCCGCAGACATGCGAGGTGATGCTTGCGGAACTCGAACGCAAGCTGGGACGCAAGCTCGCGCTTCAGCCCGAGGCGGCGTGACCCGAGGAGGCCGGGAATGAATCCGAGTTACTACCTCACGTGGAGGTTGTGCCGGCTGCTGTTCGCCACGTATTTCCGGTGGCGCGTCTTTCATCCGGATCGCGTGCCGCCCACGGGCCCGGTCATCCTCGCGGCGAACCACCAAAGCTATCTCGACCCGCCGCTTGTCGGCTCGGGCTTGACGCGTGGCATCAACTACCTCGCGCGTGAAAACCTCGTGAAGTTTCCCGTGCTCGGCGCCTACATGCGTTCGCTCAATGTCGTGCCCGTGGACCGCGACGGCGGCGGCGCGGCCGGGCTCAAGGGCATTCTCGACCGGTTGCTTGCAGGCGGTGGCATCATCCTGTTTCCCGAGGGCACGCGCTCGTGCGACGGCTCGCTCCGGGCAGCGCGGCCGGGCATCGGCCTCACGATCATCAAGTCCGCCGCGCCCGTGGTGCCGGTGCGAGTGTGGGGCACGTTCGAGGCGTGGTCGCGGCACGGGAAACTCCCGCGTCCGCGCCCCGTCGTCGTCAAGTATGGCCACCCGTTGCTGTTCGAGAAGGAGCGCGCCGAGGCGGAGTCGTGCTCGAAGCCGCGACTGAAGGAAATTTACCAGGAGATCGCCGGGGAACTCATGCGCCGCATCGCGAGGATGGAGCCGTGCGAGGATGTGGAGAGGTTTCCGTGACGTGGTGCGTCGCGCGTCACAACCTCACGACTTCATACCGACGGCTTCGCAGAGCCGCCTCATTCCTTCGCGCGCCAACCGCTCGCGCAAGCCGCCCACGATGTCGCGCGCGAGCCCGGGGCCTTCAAAAACCAGCCCCGAATAGACCTGCACGAGCGACGCGCCGGCGGAGATCTTTTCCCACGCGTCGTCCGCGTTGAGGATGCCGCCGACGCCGATGATGGGGAGCGCGCCACGAGTCTGCCGGAACAGGTGCCGCACGACTTCCGTGGACCGCGCGCGCAGCGGCCGTCCGCTGAGTCCGCCCGTCTCGGAAAAAGCGCGCCGGCATGATTCGTCGCTCGAGTCCGGCCGGGTAATGGTCGTGTTCGTCGCCACGATGCCCGCGATGTGGCGCGGACCGGTGAGTTCAAGGATTTCGTCGAGCGCTTCAAACGAAAGGTCGGGCGCGACTTTCACGAGGACGGGCTTTGCGTGGCTCGGGGTGCGTGGTGCGTGAAGATCCGAATCCGCCACGGGCCGGCTTGAGTCAGCATTTCCCTTCACGCGCCACGCGCCACGCGCCACGTTCTCTTCCTGCACGGCCGCGAGGACTTCATCAAGCGCCGCCTTGTCCTGGAGCTGGCGCAAGTTCGGCGTGTTCGGCGAACTCACGTTCACGACGAAGAAATCCGCGTGCCCGCGCAGCGTGCGAAACGAGTTCGCGTAGTCCTCGGCGGCCTTGTCGATCGGGGTGGCTTTCGATTTGCCGAGGTTGATGCCGACCGGGTGCGCAGGCCAGCGGCCAAGCGCGCGCCACGCGGCAAGCTTTGCGGCCATCGCCTCCGCGCCGCCGTTGTTGAAGCCCATCCGGTTGACGAGCGCCTCGTCGGCGACGGCGCGAAACATCCGCGGCGGATCGTTGCCGGGTTGCGGGTGCCACGTCACGCCGCCAAGTTCGCTGAAGCCGAATCCGAGCGCGGGCCACACGGGCGCGGCGGCGGCGTGCTTGTCCATGCCCGCGGCGAGGCCGACGGGGTTCGGAAATCTCAGGCCCCAAAGCTCCACCGGCAGCGGTGGCGCGCCGAAGAACGACGCGAGCGCGTCACACGCGGTCTCGCTGCGCGACGCGCGCGCGAGCGTGGCGAGCGTGCGGTTGTGGATGTCCTCCGAGTCGAAGGAGAACAGCCACGGACGGAGGCACGCGCGGTAGCACCAGCTCACGCGCGCAGGCTAGCCGAGCGCGTGGAGCGTTGCCAGCGGCGAGCGAATAGCCAGCCCAACAAGCCCGTCGAACTCCGGCCTGTCCAACGGAGCCATCGCCCGCGACGTGATCGTCCGGGATTTCCTTGTTCCGCCGTCAAACGAACCGTTAGGCTGCGCCGGCTGTGAAATTGCAACACGCACAAACCCCCGCGCGGCACGCGGCGCGAATCTTCGCGCGCGCCGCACTCGTTGTCGCGTGCGTGTTCGCGGGTTGCCGACGGGACGAACTCCAGGTCTATCGCGTGCCGAAACCGCCCGCGCCGGTCGTGTCCGCGGCGAAGGCTGACCCGCACGGCGGCGGCCGGCCGCACATTCACTCCAAGGCGCCCGCGGGCTGGACGGATGCGGGCGCGACGCGGACCCGCGTGGCGAATTTCTCGCTCACGCGCGACGGACAGTCCGCCGAGATCGCGGTGATGCCGTTCCCCGGCATGGGCGGGACCGACTTGCAGTTTGTGAATTTGTGGCGCGAACAACTCAAGCTGCCCGCGGCCACCGAGGAGGAACTCCTCAAATTCATGACGCGCATCGTCGTGAACAGGCAACAGGGCAAGCTGTTCGACGTGACCGGCCCGCCGCCCTCGGGCGAGGGCCAGCGGCAGGACCGCATCATCGTGGCCGTGGTGCCGGTGGACGGGCTCACGTGGTTCTTCAAGCTGACGGGCGACGCGGCGCTTGTGGACAAGGAGAAGCCCGCGTTCGTGGAGTTCCTCAAGACGGTTGAGTTCGCCGACGACGAGCACGGCCCTTCGACTTCGCCCGCCCCCGCGACGGCGGCCGCGGGCATGCCCGTGTGGGACCTGCCCGCGGCGTGGAAGGAACAGCAACCGCCCGACATGATCCTGCGAAGTTTCGCCTCGACCGGCGACGCGGGGAAGAAGGTGGACATCACCGTGAGCAAGTTTTCCGGACCCGCGGGCGGCGTGCAGGCCAACGCCGACCGTTGGCGGACGCAGGTCGGCCTCGGGCCGATGGACGCCGCGGAACTGGCAAAGCTGCCCGTGCTCGATCTCGCCGCGGGCAAGGCGACGCTTGTGGACGTCTCCGGGGTGAGCGCGCGCACGGGCGAACGCACGCGCATCATCGGCGCGATTGTGCCGGACCGCGGGGAGACGTGGTTCTTCAAGCTGATGGGCGATGTGGATGTCGCGGAGCGCGAGCGCCCGAGTTTTGTGAAGTTCGTCCAGTCCGTGAAGTTCGCCGCGCAGTAATCCTCCGACCATGCGCGCCAAGCTTCTCGCCGTCCTCTGCTCGCTCAAGCTCACGCTGGTGCTGCTCGTGTCCGGCCTGGTGGTTGTGTTCATCGGCACCGTCGCGCAGGCGGACGAGGGCCTCTACTACGCGCAGGCGCGCTACTTCAAGAGTTGGGTTGTCTCGGGCTTCAGCTTCTTCGGCCACAAGGTTCCGCTGCCGTTGCCGGGCGGCTACCTCATCGGCACGTTGCTGCTCGCGAACCTCACCGCGGCGCACATCCAGCGGCTCAAGGTCTCATGGAAGAAATCCGGCATCCTCTTGACCCACGCCGGGCTCATCCTGCTGCTGCTCGGCCAGCTCGGCACGGACATGCTTTCCATCGAGAGCGCCATGCGGCTCGAGGAGGGCGAGACGAAGAATTACTCGGAGGATTTCCAGTCCAACGAACTGGTCTTCATCGACACGTCCGACCCGAAAGACGATTCGGTGGTCTCCGTGCCGGAGTCGTTCCTCGCGCGCGGCGGCACAATCGCTGACAAGCGCATGCCGCTCGAAGTCCGCGTCAAGCACTACTGGCCCAACTGCGACCTCGAGGAGCGCCCGCCCGCGGGTTCGGTGCCTGCCGCGGCCACGCACGGCATGTTCACAAACCGCGTCGTCCACGCGCTCAAGCCCGACGACACCGACTCGCGCGCGCGCGCCGCCGCGGTGGTGGAGTTCACGTCCTCGAAGGGTTCGCACGGGACGTTCCTCTTGGCCACGCGCGGTTCCGCGCCGCAGTTGCTGGAGTTCAACGGCAGCATCTATCACCTCTCGATGCTGTTCGCGCCGGCACTCGGCGGTCACCAGATCGTCGTGGCGGACCCGGGCGCGGGCCGCGATGCCGACCCCGAGATGGTCCCCGAGTCGGAGTTTGCGAAGCATCCGGAAGTCACGTTGAAACGGCTGCCGCTGACGATGCGCGTCCGGGGTTTCTGGCCGCGCTGCGTGCTGTATCGCGAGCTGCCGAAGGAGGCCGTGTTCCCGGAGGTCACGCAGGGCGCGTTCGGCGGCATCGCCATCGCCCCGCGGCCGATCGTGAAGGACATGGAAAATCGCAACCTCCCTGCCGCCGAACTTGAGCTGCTCGACAACGGCAAGTCGCTGGGCACGTGGCTCGTCGCCGTGAGTTCGAGCGCGCGGCAGACGGTGAGCGCGGGCGGCAAGACCTACGAGGTGGCCATGAGGTTCCGGCGGCATTACACGCCCTACTCGTTCACGCTGCTCAAGTTCACGCACGACAAGTATCGCGGCACGGAAATTCCGAAGGACTTCCGGGCGCGCGTCCGCGTGGAACATCCCGCCAAGGGCGACGCGCGCGAGGTGGACATCTGGATGAACAACCCGCTGCGCTACGAGGGGCTCACGTATTTCCAGGCGAGCTTCGACAAGGACAACGACCAGCGCGAGCGGAAGGTCACCATCCTGCAGGTCGTGAGCAACCCAAGCTGGCTCACGCCGTATTTCGCGTGCGTGATCGTCGGCGTGGGGCTCACGGTGCAGTTCATGATTCACTTCGTCGGGTTCATCCGGAAACGCCCGGCCGCCGCGCCGAAGGCGGCGTGATGCGCCGGACCCGGTCATCACAAACTCCGCCGCAATCAAACCCGCCGCCCGGACGTCAGACCCACTGAGTTATGAAGAAATGGATTCCCTGGCTGCTCGTCGGCGTGTTCGCGCTCGAGCTCCTCGCGGCGTTGCGGCCGAAGCAGGACAAGCCCGGCACTTTTGCCGCGAATGAGTTCGGCCGCCTGCCCGTGCTGCTCAACGGCCGCGTGCAGCCGCTCGATTCCGTCGGGCGCAACGCCCTGCTCGTGCTCCGCGGCACCGCGTCCGTCCCGCTCGAGGGCAATGGCGCGAACGGCGCGTGGGGCGCCTTTGACCAGCTCGCCAAGGACGGCGGGATGACCGAGCGCAAGTGGTATCAATTCGGGAAGCACCCCAGGCGCCTCAAGCCCTCCGCGTGGATTCTCGAGGTGCTCTGCAACCCTGCGGTCGCCGACACGCGCCACGCGTTCCTCGTGCATCACCCGGACCTGCTCGGCCAGCTTTCGCTCCAGGAGAAGGGCGTCGAGCGGTCGGGCCTGCGTTTCTACACGTTCAACGACCTCGCCCCTCATCTTCTGCTCATCGAGAAGGAAGCCCGCCACATCGGCACCACCACCAAGCAGGAACATCGCAACACCTACCAGAAATCCGTCATGTCGCTTCACCGCTCGTTGCAGGTCTATCTCGGGCTCAAGAACAGCCTCAAGCCCGAGCGCGCGACCGACTTCGAGCGCGAGATCGGGACCCTCGGCCGCATCATGGGCGAGGGCTACGCCGCCGTGCAGAAGCAACAGGCGGGGCAGGACTACAACAAGGAAATCTTCGAGCGGTTCCTGGCGCTCGTGGAACCTTACGCCAACATCGCGCAACAAGTGAAGATGGCGCAGCAAATGTCGCTGCAGCAGGGCTTTCCCTTCCTCGTGCCGCCGTGGAGCTCCAGCCACAAGTCCGACGACTGGCAGCACGTGAGCGCGAGCCTGATGGACGCCGTGCGCAGCGGCGACATCCATCCCGCCATCGGCCACTACGCCGCGATGAGCTCGGCATTCGGCGCGGGAAACGTCGCGGAGTTCAACCGGCACGTTGCGGGCTACAAGGCGTGGCTCGCGAAATCCTTCGAGCCGGAACTGAAGAAAGGCCGGCAGGAATCCTACTTCCACGGTTACCTGCCATTCTACCGGTCGATGATCATCTACGTGTTCGCGCTGCTGCTCGCGGCGGCGTCGTGGCTGAACTTCTCGCCGACGCTGAACCAGGCGGCGTTCTGGCTCACGGGGCTTGCGTTTCTCGTGCACACGTCGGGGCTGGTGTTCCGCATGTATCTGGAATGGCGCCCGCCGGTGACGAACCTCTATTCGTCGGCGATTTTCGTCGGGTGGGGCGCGGTGATGCTCGGCCTTTTCCTCGAACGGCTGTGGCGCAACGGCATTGGCAGCTTCACCGCGTCGGCCATCGGCTTCGTCACGCTCATCATCGCGCACCACCTCTCGGTGGACGGCGACACGATGGAGATGATGCGCGCGGTGCTCGACACGAACTTCTGGCTCGCGACGCACGTGACCACC
This genomic interval from Verrucomicrobiota bacterium contains the following:
- a CDS encoding cytochrome c biogenesis protein ResB, with amino-acid sequence MRAKLLAVLCSLKLTLVLLVSGLVVVFIGTVAQADEGLYYAQARYFKSWVVSGFSFFGHKVPLPLPGGYLIGTLLLANLTAAHIQRLKVSWKKSGILLTHAGLILLLLGQLGTDMLSIESAMRLEEGETKNYSEDFQSNELVFIDTSDPKDDSVVSVPESFLARGGTIADKRMPLEVRVKHYWPNCDLEERPPAGSVPAAATHGMFTNRVVHALKPDDTDSRARAAAVVEFTSSKGSHGTFLLATRGSAPQLLEFNGSIYHLSMLFAPALGGHQIVVADPGAGRDADPEMVPESEFAKHPEVTLKRLPLTMRVRGFWPRCVLYRELPKEAVFPEVTQGAFGGIAIAPRPIVKDMENRNLPAAELELLDNGKSLGTWLVAVSSSARQTVSAGGKTYEVAMRFRRHYTPYSFTLLKFTHDKYRGTEIPKDFRARVRVEHPAKGDAREVDIWMNNPLRYEGLTYFQASFDKDNDQRERKVTILQVVSNPSWLTPYFACVIVGVGLTVQFMIHFVGFIRKRPAAAPKAA
- a CDS encoding cytochrome C biogenesis protein; protein product: MKKWIPWLLVGVFALELLAALRPKQDKPGTFAANEFGRLPVLLNGRVQPLDSVGRNALLVLRGTASVPLEGNGANGAWGAFDQLAKDGGMTERKWYQFGKHPRRLKPSAWILEVLCNPAVADTRHAFLVHHPDLLGQLSLQEKGVERSGLRFYTFNDLAPHLLLIEKEARHIGTTTKQEHRNTYQKSVMSLHRSLQVYLGLKNSLKPERATDFEREIGTLGRIMGEGYAAVQKQQAGQDYNKEIFERFLALVEPYANIAQQVKMAQQMSLQQGFPFLVPPWSSSHKSDDWQHVSASLMDAVRSGDIHPAIGHYAAMSSAFGAGNVAEFNRHVAGYKAWLAKSFEPELKKGRQESYFHGYLPFYRSMIIYVFALLLAAASWLNFSPTLNQAAFWLTGLAFLVHTSGLVFRMYLEWRPPVTNLYSSAIFVGWGAVMLGLFLERLWRNGIGSFTASAIGFVTLIIAHHLSVDGDTMEMMRAVLDTNFWLATHVTTITIGYSSTFLAGFLAMVYLLRGVLTTSLDNELAKSLARMVYGIVCFATLFSFVGTILGGIWADQSWGRFWGWDPKENGALLIVLWNATILHAKWGGYIKERGLMNMALVGNIVTAWSWFGVNMLGIGLHSYGFMDAAFKWLMTFNATQLLLIALGSLPLKYWRSFRAGCAGGT
- a CDS encoding quinone-dependent dihydroorotate dehydrogenase translates to MSWCYRACLRPWLFSFDSEDIHNRTLATLARASRSETACDALASFFGAPPLPVELWGLRFPNPVGLAAGMDKHAAAAPVWPALGFGFSELGGVTWHPQPGNDPPRMFRAVADEALVNRMGFNNGGAEAMAAKLAAWRALGRWPAHPVGINLGKSKATPIDKAAEDYANSFRTLRGHADFFVVNVSSPNTPNLRQLQDKAALDEVLAAVQEENVARGAWRVKGNADSSRPVADSDLHAPRTPSHAKPVLVKVAPDLSFEALDEILELTGPRHIAGIVATNTTITRPDSSDESCRRAFSETGGLSGRPLRARSTEVVRHLFRQTRGALPIIGVGGILNADDAWEKISAGASLVQVYSGLVFEGPGLARDIVGGLRERLAREGMRRLCEAVGMKS